The following coding sequences are from one Thermostaphylospora chromogena window:
- a CDS encoding NADH-quinone oxidoreductase subunit L, producing the protein MIVVAAVAILLPFIASAVALLGSRWPARGPGGVAVPPAGEGAEPSPGEAPAKPSLDRKANRRAAWIAVASTAVSAALTLWLAIRPEQTVRGTLTLIETGSLPIAVGLEVGGPAAVVGPLVGLVALAVQIYSIGYLADDPRYPSYSAFISLFTSAMLLVIYAADLLVLYAGWEVMGLCSYLLIGHWWEDRANSRAAVKAFLVTRLGDVGFLFGIFTLGLAAGSFRIADVLHRLPEMSQPTLITATLLLLAGVAGKSAQAPLHTWLPDAMAGPTPISALIHAATMVAAGIFVVVRLYPAFVAAGSTLDVLAAMAALGMLGAALAALAQDDLKRVLAYSTISQLAYMAAALAAGDDDAAILHLIGHGAFKALLFLCAGMVIHAVGSNLMSDMGGLRRAMPVTFAAMTIGFAALMGLPPTGGFFSKDAVLSAVERAVADGPLTDAAALLLLGCALATVAVTGAYATRAWLRTFFGEQRAVSAPSAGTAHVHTGREAPLSMRLPVVALVVPVLLLGFFAADVHWGAAVVGVVLALFGAGVTYAVWRGDPLADPARLLGPFRSPCERAFSVDALYALLFVRPVSWLSRAVVGADDRAVDGAVRGSARAALGASGLLRTVQNGNVQVYASALLAGVLLIAVGAVMLS; encoded by the coding sequence GTGATCGTCGTCGCCGCGGTGGCCATCCTGCTGCCGTTCATCGCCTCCGCCGTGGCCCTGCTGGGATCGCGGTGGCCCGCCCGCGGGCCTGGCGGGGTCGCCGTACCGCCCGCCGGAGAGGGGGCGGAGCCCTCCCCGGGGGAGGCGCCCGCCAAGCCCTCGCTCGACCGGAAGGCGAACCGGCGCGCCGCGTGGATCGCCGTCGCTTCGACCGCCGTTTCCGCCGCCCTGACGCTCTGGCTCGCCATACGGCCGGAGCAGACCGTGCGCGGCACGCTCACCCTGATCGAGACCGGTTCGCTGCCCATCGCGGTCGGTCTGGAGGTGGGCGGTCCGGCGGCCGTCGTCGGCCCCCTGGTGGGCCTCGTCGCGCTCGCCGTCCAGATCTACTCGATCGGGTACCTCGCCGACGACCCCCGATACCCCTCCTACAGCGCCTTCATCAGCCTGTTCACCAGCGCGATGCTTCTGGTGATCTACGCCGCCGACCTTCTGGTGCTCTACGCCGGATGGGAGGTCATGGGCCTGTGCTCCTACCTGCTGATCGGGCACTGGTGGGAGGACCGCGCCAACTCGCGGGCGGCGGTCAAGGCGTTTCTGGTCACCCGGCTCGGCGACGTCGGATTCCTGTTCGGGATCTTCACGCTCGGGCTGGCCGCCGGCAGCTTCCGCATCGCCGACGTGCTGCACCGCCTGCCGGAGATGTCACAGCCCACCCTGATCACCGCCACCCTGCTCCTGCTCGCCGGCGTCGCGGGCAAGAGCGCGCAGGCGCCGCTGCACACCTGGCTGCCCGACGCCATGGCCGGCCCCACCCCCATCAGCGCGCTCATCCACGCCGCCACCATGGTCGCGGCGGGCATCTTCGTCGTCGTCCGGCTGTACCCCGCCTTCGTCGCCGCCGGGTCCACGCTGGACGTGCTGGCCGCCATGGCCGCCCTCGGCATGCTGGGAGCGGCCCTCGCCGCGCTCGCGCAGGACGATCTCAAACGGGTGCTCGCCTACTCCACGATCAGCCAGCTCGCCTACATGGCCGCCGCCCTGGCCGCGGGGGACGACGACGCCGCGATCCTCCACCTGATCGGCCACGGCGCGTTCAAAGCGCTGCTGTTCCTGTGCGCGGGCATGGTGATCCACGCGGTGGGCTCCAACCTGATGAGCGACATGGGCGGGCTGCGCCGGGCGATGCCGGTCACGTTCGCAGCCATGACCATCGGCTTCGCCGCCCTCATGGGCCTGCCCCCGACCGGCGGGTTCTTCAGCAAAGACGCGGTGCTGAGCGCGGTCGAGCGCGCCGTGGCGGACGGTCCGCTGACCGATGCCGCGGCCCTGCTGCTCCTCGGCTGCGCTCTCGCGACGGTGGCGGTCACCGGCGCCTACGCGACCCGTGCCTGGCTGCGCACCTTCTTCGGCGAGCAGCGGGCCGTCTCCGCCCCCTCAGCCGGTACCGCGCACGTCCACACCGGGCGCGAGGCCCCGCTCTCGATGCGCCTGCCCGTCGTCGCGCTGGTGGTCCCCGTCCTGCTGCTCGGTTTCTTCGCCGCCGACGTCCACTGGGGAGCGGCCGTCGTCGGAGTGGTGCTCGCCCTCTTCGGGGCGGGCGTCACCTACGCGGTGTGGCGCGGCGACCCGCTCGCCGATCCCGCCCGGCTGCTCGGCCCGTTCCGCAGCCCCTGCGAGCGGGCGTTCTCCGTCGACGCCCTCTACGCCCTCCTGTTCGTCCGGCCGGTGTCGTGGCTGTCCCGTGCGGTCGTCGGCGCCGACGACCGCGCCGTCGACGGCGCGGTACGGGGATCGGCCAGGGCGGCCCTCGGCGCGTCCGGCCTGCTGCGGACGGTGCAGAACGGCAACGTCCAGGTCTACGCGAGCGCCCTGTTGGCGGGCGTTCTCCTGATCGCGGTAGGGGCGGTGATGCTGAGTTGA
- a CDS encoding NuoI/complex I 23 kDa subunit family protein, translated as MLDRSVTQQYPEVKPDLPARSRGVIALVEENCTVCMLCARECPDWCIYIDSHKETLPAPEGGRPRARNVLDRFAIDFSLCMYCGICVEVCPFDALFWSPEFEYAEYDIRDLLHEKDRLGEWRQTVPVPPALDPGAEPAKEIAAASRPSRARPAGRTGRTEEAAGKTAERKPEEKSGEAARGTRRPPGPARTRSAPSAAHAAVRAIRPPGSLPKRRNAAAERGPEPPSSTERDSGPAAGGEPGKTPPRDSGEPPDPPSDGADTKES; from the coding sequence ATGCTGGACAGGTCGGTGACCCAGCAGTACCCCGAGGTCAAGCCCGACCTTCCGGCGCGCAGCCGCGGAGTGATCGCGCTCGTCGAGGAGAACTGCACGGTGTGCATGCTGTGCGCCCGTGAATGTCCCGACTGGTGCATCTACATCGATTCGCACAAGGAGACGCTTCCCGCCCCCGAGGGCGGGCGGCCGCGCGCCCGCAACGTCCTCGACCGCTTCGCCATCGACTTCTCCCTGTGCATGTACTGCGGCATCTGCGTCGAGGTCTGTCCCTTCGACGCCCTGTTCTGGTCACCGGAGTTCGAGTACGCCGAGTACGACATCCGCGACCTGCTGCATGAGAAGGACCGGCTCGGCGAGTGGCGGCAGACGGTGCCGGTTCCGCCGGCCCTCGACCCGGGCGCCGAGCCCGCCAAGGAGATCGCCGCCGCATCCCGTCCCTCACGCGCCCGCCCGGCCGGCCGTACGGGGAGAACCGAAGAGGCCGCCGGGAAGACGGCCGAGCGAAAGCCCGAGGAGAAGAGCGGGGAGGCGGCCCGCGGCACGAGACGACCGCCCGGACCCGCCCGCACCCGCTCGGCGCCGTCAGCGGCCCACGCGGCCGTGCGCGCGATCCGACCGCCCGGCTCCCTGCCCAAACGGAGGAACGCCGCCGCGGAGCGCGGCCCGGAACCACCGTCATCCACAGAACGTGATTCGGGGCCTGCTGCGGGCGGTGAACCGGGAAAGACTCCTCCGCGTGACTCGGGTGAGCCGCCGGATCCGCCCTCCGACGGTGCCGACACGAAGGAGTCCTGA
- a CDS encoding NADH-quinone oxidoreductase subunit A, producing MDGYFGSYAIVAVILLIGAALVAVALSANRLLRPSRPTPDKLLTYECGVDPVGEGWAQSQVRYYVFTYLYVVFAVDAVFLFPWAIVFAAPGFGMTTLVEMFVFLGVIALGIVYAWRKRVLAWT from the coding sequence ATGGACGGCTACTTCGGCTCATACGCGATCGTCGCCGTGATCCTCCTGATCGGCGCGGCGCTGGTCGCGGTCGCGCTGTCGGCCAACCGCCTGCTCCGGCCGAGCCGTCCCACCCCGGACAAACTGCTCACCTACGAGTGCGGCGTCGACCCGGTCGGCGAAGGCTGGGCCCAATCGCAGGTGCGCTACTACGTCTTCACCTATCTCTACGTCGTCTTCGCCGTCGACGCCGTGTTCCTGTTCCCGTGGGCGATCGTGTTCGCCGCGCCGGGGTTCGGCATGACGACCCTGGTGGAGATGTTCGTCTTCTTGGGGGTCATCGCCCTGGGAATCGTTTATGCCTGGCGCAAGCGCGTGCTCGCCTGGACGTGA
- a CDS encoding NADH-quinone oxidoreductase subunit C, whose product MKARLEERYGAARVAESFGETTVDVDPEEWPGLLRFARDELGCEFFDWLTGVDDPPEAIHVVAHVYNPATRGHLLARTRIPRDEPRLASVTGVYRGADWHERETFEMFGVIFEGHPNLVPLLLPEGFEGHPLRKDFVLAARVAKAWPGAKEPGESDHGAPSRRKILPPGVPTGWARDPDASGGGPGGAPGGREPDPPDGGGS is encoded by the coding sequence GTGAAGGCCCGGCTGGAGGAACGGTACGGCGCCGCCCGGGTGGCGGAGTCGTTCGGTGAGACGACCGTCGACGTGGACCCGGAGGAGTGGCCCGGCCTGCTGCGCTTCGCCCGGGACGAGCTGGGCTGCGAGTTCTTCGATTGGCTGACGGGCGTGGACGACCCGCCCGAGGCGATTCACGTCGTCGCCCACGTGTACAACCCGGCGACCCGGGGCCACCTGCTGGCCCGCACCCGCATCCCGCGGGACGAGCCGCGACTGGCCAGCGTGACCGGCGTCTACCGGGGCGCCGACTGGCACGAGCGCGAGACGTTCGAGATGTTCGGGGTGATCTTCGAGGGGCATCCCAACCTGGTCCCGCTGCTGCTGCCTGAAGGCTTCGAAGGGCATCCCCTGCGCAAGGACTTCGTGCTCGCCGCCCGGGTGGCCAAGGCGTGGCCGGGGGCCAAAGAGCCCGGCGAGTCCGACCACGGTGCGCCGAGCAGGCGCAAGATCCTTCCTCCCGGCGTTCCGACCGGCTGGGCGCGTGATCCGGACGCCTCCGGTGGGGGACCGGGCGGGGCGCCCGGCGGGCGGGAGCCGGATCCCCCGGACGGTGGAGGTTCCTGA
- a CDS encoding serine/threonine-protein kinase: protein MSSHHEPPDHTPPPGSYDGYRTAGREHAPDDHASRNHAAHTHPPYGHATPPPRAPGGPPHPPPPFHDPHRVPPPPPHRSTGRVALSILWAFVPILTCGVGTPFTMGHAAARRRSPWLAFAAVLYGIGIISFWAAVSIYESSDQIPGEVDAFIAVGFFGSTIGGVVHSFLIRSSVFPGTSLFASPPVPQQPYGRPGPHAAHPHAAASPSWREAETVLSGTDKPSGRPRAAAFSAPQEAQSVPPGPRRTPAGEPAAKPLRATDPAQIGPYRLLGLLGRGGQGAVYLGLTPDGARVAVKVLHDWFAGDETAKSRFLREVEATRRVAPFSTARVLDVRVDDELAYIVSEYVDGCSLEQLVREQGPRDADALTRLALATSGALAAIHRAGIVHRDFKPANVLIGSDGPRVIDFGIARALDQTSATSGKIIGTPAYMSPEQFSSGRVGPASDIFSWAATMIYAASGRAAFEADSIPAVINRILNHQPDLSCLPAAMRPLAAACLDKNPDNRPTASEVMLGIVH from the coding sequence ATGTCCTCACATCACGAGCCGCCTGACCACACTCCCCCTCCCGGCTCGTACGACGGGTACCGCACGGCCGGCCGGGAGCACGCCCCCGACGACCACGCCTCGCGGAATCACGCGGCACACACCCACCCCCCGTACGGACACGCGACGCCCCCGCCGAGGGCTCCCGGCGGGCCTCCCCATCCGCCGCCCCCGTTCCACGACCCCCACCGGGTTCCGCCTCCCCCGCCCCACCGCTCCACGGGCCGGGTGGCGCTGTCCATCCTGTGGGCGTTCGTCCCGATCCTCACCTGCGGGGTGGGCACGCCATTCACCATGGGTCACGCCGCCGCGCGGCGGAGGAGCCCCTGGCTCGCCTTCGCCGCGGTGCTGTACGGCATCGGCATCATCTCCTTCTGGGCCGCCGTCTCCATCTACGAGAGCAGCGACCAGATCCCCGGAGAGGTCGACGCCTTCATCGCCGTCGGCTTCTTCGGCTCCACCATCGGCGGCGTCGTCCACTCCTTCCTCATCAGAAGCAGCGTCTTCCCCGGCACGTCGCTGTTCGCCTCGCCGCCTGTCCCCCAGCAGCCGTACGGCCGGCCCGGCCCGCACGCGGCGCACCCGCACGCCGCCGCGTCCCCCTCCTGGCGGGAGGCGGAGACCGTCCTTTCCGGAACGGACAAGCCGTCCGGGCGCCCGCGCGCCGCCGCGTTCTCCGCCCCGCAGGAGGCGCAGAGCGTCCCGCCGGGACCGCGCCGGACGCCCGCCGGTGAGCCCGCGGCCAAGCCGCTGCGCGCCACGGACCCCGCGCAGATCGGCCCCTACCGGCTGCTGGGCCTGCTGGGCAGGGGCGGTCAGGGCGCCGTCTACCTCGGTCTCACACCCGACGGCGCCAGGGTCGCGGTGAAGGTGCTGCACGACTGGTTCGCCGGGGACGAGACGGCCAAGAGCCGCTTCCTGCGCGAAGTCGAGGCCACCCGGAGGGTCGCCCCCTTCTCCACCGCCCGGGTGCTCGACGTGCGGGTGGACGACGAGCTGGCCTACATCGTGAGCGAGTACGTCGACGGCTGCTCGCTGGAACAGCTCGTACGGGAGCAGGGGCCGCGCGACGCCGACGCCCTCACCCGCCTCGCGCTCGCCACCTCCGGCGCGCTGGCGGCCATCCACCGCGCCGGCATCGTGCACCGCGACTTCAAACCGGCCAACGTACTGATCGGTTCCGACGGTCCCCGGGTCATCGACTTCGGCATCGCCCGGGCACTCGACCAGACGAGCGCCACCTCGGGAAAGATCATCGGAACGCCCGCCTACATGTCCCCCGAGCAGTTCTCCAGCGGGCGCGTCGGTCCCGCCTCCGACATCTTCAGCTGGGCCGCCACCATGATCTACGCCGCGTCCGGACGGGCGGCCTTCGAGGCCGACAGCATCCCCGCCGTCATCAACCGGATCCTCAACCATCAGCCGGATCTGTCGTGCCTGCCCGCCGCCATGCGCCCGCTGGCCGCCGCCTGCCTGGACAAGAACCCGGACAACCGTCCCACGGCGTCAGAGGTCATGCTCGGCATCGTCCACTGA
- the nuoH gene encoding NADH-quinone oxidoreductase subunit NuoH, whose protein sequence is MADVLDVVVRLAVIVAAFLVLPLVVGQTEHKVMAHMQARLGPMYAGGFHGWAQLLADGVKFAQKEDVIPAAADRRVFALAPAVALVPYFVVMVAVPVGPGLVGVDLDAGLFFVLAVMGVGVLGAIMAGWSSGNKYSALGGMRSAAQLMAYELPLVLAASSVAMAAGTLSLPGIVEAWQWWWLPWQAIGGVVFFVAGLAELRRPPFDMPIAESELVMGPITEYTGMRFALFMLAEYAGIVVLSALTTVLFLGGWRGPWLPGPVWTLIKVFALAFVVIWLRVSYPRLREDQLQKLAWTGLVPLALVQLALTGVVKVAIA, encoded by the coding sequence ATGGCCGATGTGCTCGACGTCGTCGTCCGCCTGGCGGTGATCGTCGCCGCGTTCCTGGTGCTGCCGCTGGTCGTCGGGCAGACCGAGCACAAGGTCATGGCTCACATGCAGGCCCGCCTCGGCCCGATGTACGCCGGAGGCTTCCACGGCTGGGCCCAGCTGCTCGCCGACGGGGTGAAGTTCGCCCAGAAGGAGGACGTGATCCCGGCCGCCGCCGACCGGCGCGTGTTCGCCCTCGCCCCGGCGGTCGCGCTGGTGCCGTACTTCGTGGTCATGGTCGCGGTCCCGGTCGGCCCCGGCCTGGTCGGCGTCGACCTGGACGCGGGGTTGTTCTTCGTGCTCGCGGTCATGGGCGTCGGCGTGCTCGGCGCGATCATGGCCGGGTGGTCGTCGGGGAACAAGTACTCCGCGCTCGGCGGCATGCGGTCCGCGGCCCAGCTCATGGCGTACGAGTTGCCGCTGGTACTGGCCGCCTCGTCGGTGGCGATGGCGGCGGGGACGCTCTCGCTGCCCGGCATCGTGGAGGCCTGGCAGTGGTGGTGGCTGCCCTGGCAGGCGATCGGCGGGGTGGTCTTCTTCGTGGCGGGCCTGGCAGAGCTGCGCCGCCCGCCGTTCGACATGCCGATCGCCGAGTCCGAGCTGGTCATGGGGCCGATAACGGAGTACACCGGCATGCGGTTCGCGCTGTTCATGCTGGCGGAGTATGCCGGGATCGTGGTCCTGTCGGCGCTCACCACCGTGCTGTTCCTCGGCGGCTGGCGCGGGCCGTGGCTGCCCGGGCCGGTGTGGACCCTCATCAAGGTCTTCGCGCTGGCCTTCGTGGTGATCTGGCTGCGGGTGAGCTACCCGCGCCTGCGCGAGGACCAGCTGCAGAAGCTGGCCTGGACGGGGCTGGTCCCCCTGGCCCTGGTCCAGCTCGCCCTGACCGGCGTCGTCAAGGTCGCCATCGCCTGA
- a CDS encoding NADH-quinone oxidoreductase subunit J gives MNEAVPSYLSPSGQEIVFLLLGAVAVGSALLVVTTRRLVHAALWLVVCFGALAGCYLVLTAEFVAWVQVLIYVGAVIALLLFGIMLTRAPIGPSTDLDSGNRLVAAGVAVATAAILVTLVVDGFRTAYADLSPGQGSAEAIGGSVFRNWVLPFEALSVLLLAALIGAIVLSRTDIRGR, from the coding sequence GTGAACGAGGCGGTGCCGTCCTACCTCTCGCCGAGCGGCCAGGAGATCGTGTTCTTGCTGCTGGGCGCGGTGGCGGTGGGATCGGCACTGCTGGTGGTGACCACCAGACGGCTCGTCCATGCCGCGCTGTGGCTCGTGGTCTGCTTCGGCGCGCTGGCCGGGTGCTACCTCGTGCTGACCGCCGAGTTCGTCGCCTGGGTGCAGGTGCTCATCTACGTCGGCGCGGTCATCGCGCTGCTGCTGTTCGGCATCATGCTGACCCGGGCCCCGATCGGTCCCTCCACCGACCTCGACAGCGGAAACCGCCTCGTCGCGGCGGGCGTGGCCGTGGCGACGGCCGCCATCCTGGTGACTCTGGTCGTCGACGGCTTCCGCACCGCCTACGCCGACCTCTCACCCGGCCAGGGGTCGGCCGAAGCGATCGGCGGCAGCGTCTTCCGCAACTGGGTTCTGCCGTTCGAAGCCCTGTCAGTGCTGCTGCTGGCGGCACTGATCGGCGCGATCGTGCTCTCGCGCACCGACATCAGGGGGCGATAG
- a CDS encoding putative leader peptide encodes MRPDPDRRGRARRIPPSTVAPTGWGHIVEVVTRKTLFARLHVDLCRLASGLCRADHLRS; translated from the coding sequence GTGCGTCCGGATCCGGATCGGCGCGGACGCGCCCGGCGCATACCGCCCTCCACCGTCGCGCCGACCGGTTGGGGACATATAGTTGAGGTCGTGACCCGAAAGACCCTCTTCGCTCGCCTGCACGTAGACCTGTGCCGGCTCGCGTCAGGGCTGTGTCGCGCCGACCACCTCCGGTCGTGA
- a CDS encoding 2-oxoacid:ferredoxin oxidoreductase subunit beta produces MLSNGQTPGRPHAGGGASGLALVPKADTKQSLKDFKSDQEVRWCPGCGDYAILAAVQSFLPELGIRRENMVFVSGIGCSSRFPYYMNTYGFHSIHGRAPAIATGLAASRPDLSVWVITGDGDALSIGGNHLIHALRRNINLNILLFNNRIYGLTKGQYSPTSEIGKITKSTPMGSLDKPFNPISLAIGAEASFVARTIDSDRKHLQSVLREAAQHRGTSLVEIYQNCNIFNDNAFEPLKDPQVREDITLRLEHGQPIASASKAVRRTPDGRLEVVDRASIPESEIVVHDVHDPDPSLAFALSRLDEPAFEHVPIGIFRNVDRPSYDELMNEQVEKAMAGGRGDLDALLRSGDTWRID; encoded by the coding sequence GTGCTCTCGAACGGGCAGACCCCTGGTCGTCCTCACGCCGGTGGGGGTGCGTCGGGCCTGGCCCTGGTGCCCAAGGCGGACACCAAGCAGTCCCTGAAGGACTTCAAGAGCGACCAGGAGGTCCGCTGGTGCCCGGGCTGCGGCGACTACGCGATCCTCGCCGCCGTGCAGTCCTTCCTGCCTGAGCTGGGCATCAGGCGGGAGAACATGGTCTTCGTCTCCGGCATCGGCTGTTCGTCGCGGTTCCCGTACTACATGAACACCTACGGGTTCCACTCGATCCACGGCCGCGCGCCGGCCATCGCCACCGGCCTGGCCGCCTCACGGCCCGACCTGAGCGTATGGGTGATCACCGGGGACGGCGACGCGCTCTCCATCGGCGGCAACCACCTGATCCACGCGCTGCGCCGTAACATCAACCTCAACATCCTGTTGTTCAACAACCGGATCTACGGGTTGACCAAGGGGCAGTACTCCCCGACCAGCGAGATAGGAAAGATCACGAAGTCCACGCCGATGGGCTCGTTGGACAAGCCGTTCAACCCGATCTCGCTGGCGATCGGCGCCGAGGCTTCGTTCGTGGCCCGCACGATCGACTCCGACCGCAAGCACCTGCAGTCGGTGCTGCGTGAGGCGGCGCAGCACCGCGGCACCTCGCTGGTGGAGATCTACCAGAACTGCAACATCTTCAACGACAACGCCTTCGAGCCGCTCAAGGACCCTCAGGTGCGCGAGGACATCACCCTGCGCCTGGAGCACGGGCAGCCGATCGCGTCGGCGTCGAAGGCCGTACGACGGACCCCGGACGGCCGGCTGGAGGTCGTGGACCGCGCGTCGATCCCGGAGAGCGAGATCGTCGTGCACGACGTGCACGACCCCGACCCGTCGCTCGCCTTCGCGCTGTCCCGGCTGGACGAGCCCGCCTTCGAGCACGTCCCGATCGGGATCTTCCGCAACGTCGACCGCCCGTCCTACGACGAGCTGATGAACGAGCAGGTGGAGAAGGCGATGGCCGGTGGCCGGGGTGACCTGGACGCGCTTCTGCGCTCCGGTGACACCTGGCGCATCGACTGA
- a CDS encoding 2-oxoacid:acceptor oxidoreductase subunit alpha — MTKQVQQLDRVIIRFAGDSGDGMQLTGDRFTAETAKFGNDLSTLPNFPAEIRAPAGTLPGVSSFQLHFADHDILTPGDAPNVLVAMNPAALKANLGDLPRGADIIANTDEFTKRNLQKVGYTANPLEDDSLAEWRVHAVPLTSLTVKALEGFDVSKKDAERAKNMFALGLLSWLYNRPTDATIRFLEEKFAKRPEIAKINIAAFRAGWNYGETTESFSVSYEVKPAKLAPGLYRNISGNQALAYGLIAASVRSGLPLFLGSYPITPASDILHELSKHKNFGIKTFQAEDEIAGVGAALGASFGGALGVTTTSGPGMALKAETVGLAVTTELPLIIVDVQRAGPSTGMPTKTEQADLLMAMFGRNGESPVPVVAAATPSDCFDTALEAARIALRYRTPVVLLSDGYLANGSEPWRVPDTADLPDLSVDFATEPNGENGQAFLPFKRDPETLARPWAIPGTAGLEHRIGGIEKADVTGNISYDPDNHDRMVRLRQAKVDGIEVPPLAVDDPDGDARVLVLGWGSTYGPIAAAVRRVRRAGGKVAQAHLRHLNPLPANTGDVLRSYDKVLLPEINLGQMAMVLRARFLVDVISYNRVRGLPFKAEELAGVIQDVIDSE, encoded by the coding sequence GTGACCAAGCAGGTTCAGCAACTCGACCGCGTCATCATCCGCTTCGCCGGGGACTCCGGCGATGGAATGCAGCTGACCGGTGACCGCTTCACCGCCGAGACCGCGAAGTTCGGCAACGACCTGTCCACGCTGCCGAACTTCCCGGCCGAGATCCGCGCCCCCGCAGGCACCCTCCCGGGCGTGTCGAGCTTCCAGCTGCACTTCGCCGACCACGACATCCTCACCCCGGGCGACGCGCCGAACGTGCTGGTCGCGATGAATCCGGCGGCGTTGAAGGCCAACCTCGGCGACCTGCCGCGCGGGGCCGACATCATCGCCAACACCGACGAGTTCACCAAGCGCAACCTGCAGAAGGTCGGTTACACCGCCAACCCGCTGGAGGACGACTCGCTGGCGGAGTGGCGGGTGCACGCCGTGCCGCTCACCTCGCTGACCGTCAAGGCCCTCGAAGGCTTCGACGTGTCGAAGAAGGACGCCGAGCGGGCCAAGAACATGTTCGCGCTCGGCCTGCTCTCCTGGCTCTACAACCGGCCGACCGACGCGACGATCCGGTTCCTGGAGGAGAAGTTCGCCAAGCGGCCCGAGATCGCCAAGATCAACATCGCGGCGTTCCGGGCGGGCTGGAACTACGGTGAGACGACCGAGTCGTTCTCGGTCTCCTACGAGGTGAAGCCGGCCAAGCTGGCTCCCGGCCTCTACCGCAACATCTCCGGCAACCAGGCCCTCGCCTACGGTCTGATCGCCGCGTCGGTGCGCTCCGGCCTGCCGCTGTTCCTCGGCTCCTACCCGATCACCCCGGCCAGCGACATCCTGCACGAGCTGTCCAAGCACAAGAACTTCGGGATCAAGACCTTCCAGGCCGAGGACGAGATCGCCGGGGTCGGGGCGGCGCTCGGCGCGTCGTTCGGCGGCGCCCTGGGCGTGACCACGACCAGCGGCCCGGGCATGGCGTTGAAGGCCGAGACGGTGGGTCTGGCGGTCACCACGGAACTGCCCCTGATCATCGTCGACGTCCAGCGCGCCGGCCCGAGCACCGGCATGCCGACCAAGACCGAGCAGGCCGACCTGCTGATGGCGATGTTCGGCCGGAACGGCGAGTCGCCGGTTCCGGTCGTGGCCGCGGCCACGCCGAGCGACTGCTTCGACACCGCGCTCGAGGCGGCCCGGATCGCGCTGCGGTACCGTACGCCGGTCGTCCTGCTGTCGGACGGTTACCTGGCGAACGGTTCCGAGCCCTGGCGGGTGCCGGACACCGCCGACCTGCCGGACCTGTCGGTCGACTTCGCGACGGAGCCGAACGGCGAGAACGGCCAGGCGTTCCTCCCCTTCAAGCGCGACCCGGAGACCCTCGCCCGCCCGTGGGCGATCCCCGGTACGGCCGGCCTGGAGCACCGCATCGGCGGCATCGAGAAGGCCGACGTCACGGGGAACATCTCCTACGACCCCGACAACCACGACCGCATGGTCCGGCTGCGCCAGGCCAAGGTGGACGGCATCGAGGTGCCGCCCCTCGCGGTCGACGACCCCGACGGCGACGCCCGCGTGCTCGTGCTCGGCTGGGGCTCCACCTACGGTCCGATCGCCGCGGCGGTACGCCGGGTGCGCCGTGCCGGAGGCAAGGTCGCGCAGGCCCACCTGCGCCACCTGAACCCGCTGCCCGCCAACACCGGCGACGTGCTGCGTTCCTATGACAAGGTTCTCCTCCCCGAGATCAACCTCGGCCAGATGGCGATGGTGCTGCGCGCTCGTTTCCTGGTCGACGTCATCAGCTACAACCGCGTGCGCGGCCTGCCGTTCAAGGCCGAGGAACTGGCCGGAGTGATCCAGGACGTGATCGACAGTGAGTGA
- a CDS encoding NADH-quinone oxidoreductase subunit NuoB: MPTVGPVSRLAPKPMRFVLNWGRRYSLWVFNFGLACCAIEFIATSMSRHDFIRFGVIPFANGPRQADLMIVSGTVTDKMAPAVKRLYEQMPEPKYVLSFGACSNSGGPYWDSYCVTKGVDQIIPVDVYIPGCPPRPEALLHGIMKLQEKIAGESLGERYAGERA, from the coding sequence ATGCCGACGGTGGGACCGGTCTCGCGGCTGGCCCCCAAACCCATGCGGTTCGTGCTCAACTGGGGGCGGCGCTACTCGCTGTGGGTGTTCAACTTCGGGCTGGCGTGCTGCGCCATCGAATTCATCGCGACCTCGATGAGCAGGCACGACTTCATCAGGTTCGGGGTGATCCCGTTCGCCAACGGGCCGCGCCAGGCCGACCTGATGATCGTCTCGGGTACGGTCACCGACAAGATGGCGCCCGCCGTCAAACGGCTCTACGAGCAGATGCCCGAGCCGAAGTACGTGCTGTCCTTCGGCGCCTGCTCCAACTCCGGCGGGCCGTACTGGGACTCGTACTGCGTGACCAAGGGCGTGGACCAGATCATCCCCGTCGACGTCTACATCCCCGGATGTCCGCCCCGGCCGGAGGCGCTCCTGCACGGCATCATGAAGCTCCAGGAGAAGATCGCCGGCGAGTCGCTGGGCGAGCGTTACGCCGGAGAGCGCGCGTGA